Proteins found in one Geomonas subterranea genomic segment:
- a CDS encoding TRAP transporter large permease, with translation MSTAVAGWEQFSKKKAATWLLVIAVILGAIATLGSTGIVFALLLALMLTGMPISIALGLTVLTFLFFFSEVPTEAVAMKLFTGIEKFEIMAIPFFILAGNFLTHGGVAKRMINFATSMVGHWHGGLALAGVMACALFAAVSGSSPATVVAIGSIMMPAMVRAGYPKRFGAGVITTSGSLGILIPPSIPMVVYCVATNSSVGALFMGGVIPGLMLASLLGLVAWWRAKQGNLPRMKKATWGERAKAFRDSIWGLFLIVIVLGGIYSGLFTPTEAAAMSAVYAFVIAVFVYRDVPFKKVPKVLLDSASMSAMLLYIITNAVLFSFLMTHENIPQLMADWILGHNLGVVSFLLVTNVLLLLAGNVMEPSSIILILAPILYPVAMKLGIDPVHFGVLITVNMEVGMCHPPVGLNLYVASGITKMGISELTVAVWPWLLAMLGFMLLVTYVPIISLWLPRALGY, from the coding sequence ATGAGTACTGCAGTAGCTGGCTGGGAACAGTTTTCCAAGAAAAAGGCGGCGACCTGGCTGTTGGTCATCGCCGTGATCCTTGGAGCGATAGCCACCCTCGGCAGCACGGGCATCGTCTTCGCGCTCCTGCTGGCGCTCATGCTGACCGGCATGCCCATCTCCATCGCCCTGGGGCTCACCGTCCTCACCTTCCTCTTCTTCTTCTCGGAGGTGCCGACCGAAGCGGTGGCGATGAAGCTCTTCACCGGCATAGAGAAGTTCGAGATCATGGCGATCCCGTTCTTCATCCTCGCCGGCAACTTCCTGACCCACGGCGGCGTCGCCAAGAGGATGATCAACTTCGCCACCTCCATGGTCGGCCACTGGCACGGCGGCCTCGCGCTCGCCGGCGTCATGGCCTGCGCCCTCTTCGCGGCGGTCTCCGGCTCGAGCCCGGCTACCGTCGTCGCCATCGGCTCCATCATGATGCCTGCCATGGTGCGCGCCGGCTATCCCAAACGCTTCGGCGCCGGGGTCATCACCACGTCGGGGTCACTGGGGATCCTGATCCCCCCTTCCATCCCGATGGTGGTCTACTGCGTCGCCACCAACTCCTCGGTCGGCGCACTCTTCATGGGCGGGGTCATCCCGGGTCTCATGCTCGCTTCGCTGCTCGGCCTGGTCGCATGGTGGCGGGCCAAGCAGGGGAACCTCCCCCGCATGAAGAAGGCAACCTGGGGCGAGCGGGCCAAGGCGTTCCGGGACAGCATATGGGGCCTGTTCCTCATAGTCATCGTCCTCGGGGGCATTTACTCCGGCCTGTTCACCCCGACCGAGGCCGCCGCCATGAGCGCCGTCTACGCCTTCGTCATCGCCGTCTTCGTCTACCGCGACGTCCCCTTCAAGAAGGTCCCGAAGGTGCTGCTCGATTCCGCCAGCATGTCGGCGATGCTTTTGTACATCATCACCAACGCCGTGCTCTTCTCCTTCCTGATGACGCACGAGAACATCCCGCAGCTCATGGCCGACTGGATTCTCGGCCACAACCTGGGCGTGGTATCCTTCCTTTTGGTAACCAACGTGCTCCTGCTCCTGGCCGGCAACGTGATGGAGCCATCCTCCATCATCCTGATCCTCGCCCCGATCCTGTACCCGGTCGCCATGAAGCTCGGCATCGACCCGGTTCACTTCGGCGTGCTGATCACGGTGAACATGGAAGTAGGCATGTGCCACCCGCCGGTGGGACTAAACCTCTACGTCGCCAGCGGCATCACCAAGATGGGGATATCGGAGCTCACGGTCGCCGTCTGGCCCTGGCTCCTGGCCATGCTCGGCTTCATGCTGCTCGTCACCTACGTGCCGATCATCTCGCTGTGGCTGCCACGGGCGCTCGGCTACTAA
- a CDS encoding response regulator has translation MTIEEAFGIVIRRLRRERNLSQDKLSMSSCLDRKFISNIEGGKQQPSLVSIFALASALNTSASSIIYETEFILKINTPDRLRAEGSRIDWISSMEIMMNKINNSYQGSETILIVDDERQLREMLSDFLVSYGYKVITAEDGQDALEKYKENGPIHLVVLDVVMPRKDGISCFKEIKKVNPGAKAVFMSGYRPDHLHAKEDFHLIQKPFSPVEMIKAIRSALESDPEPMFD, from the coding sequence ATGACTATTGAAGAAGCTTTTGGCATTGTGATCCGCAGGTTGAGAAGGGAGCGCAATCTATCCCAGGACAAGCTGTCCATGTCCAGCTGCCTGGACCGCAAGTTCATCTCCAATATCGAAGGAGGGAAGCAGCAGCCAAGCCTCGTTTCCATCTTCGCCCTCGCCAGTGCCCTCAACACTTCCGCGTCCAGCATCATCTACGAAACGGAATTCATCTTGAAGATCAACACGCCGGACCGGCTGCGTGCCGAGGGGTCCAGGATCGACTGGATCAGCAGCATGGAGATCATGATGAACAAGATCAACAACAGTTACCAGGGGTCGGAGACGATCCTGATCGTCGATGACGAAAGGCAGCTCCGCGAGATGCTGTCCGATTTCCTGGTTAGCTACGGGTACAAGGTGATCACGGCTGAAGACGGTCAGGACGCCCTCGAGAAGTACAAGGAGAACGGCCCGATTCACCTGGTGGTGCTGGACGTCGTCATGCCGCGCAAGGACGGCATCAGCTGCTTCAAGGAGATCAAGAAGGTCAACCCCGGCGCCAAGGCCGTCTTCATGAGCGGGTACCGCCCGGACCACCTGCATGCAAAGGAGGACTTCCACCTGATCCAGAAGCCGTTTTCACCGGTGGAGATGATCAAGGCGATCAGGAGCGCGTTGGAGTCGGACCCGGAGCCGATGTTCGATTGA
- the nhaD gene encoding sodium:proton antiporter NhaD, with amino-acid sequence MTPLLVAIFLVAYAAIALEHPIRINKSSSALLGAGLLWSVYALLGPDSHLVVDQLNESLAATAQIVFFLIGAMTIVEVVDAHNGFEVITTHIKTSKLSSLMWLVGFVTFFLSSVLDNLTTTIVMISLMKKLLDRHEDRLFFAGLIVIAANAGGAWTPIGDVTTTMLWIGGQITTLQIMKGVLAPSLVNLLLPLAVVAYQLKGREVVAPVRLENGDIPQTTLFERNLMFFLGIGILVSVPVFKTITHLPPFMGILLGLGVLWLAGDLVHRNKEEMDRRHFTLAHALEKIDMSSIVFFIGILLAVATLEHTHILASIAAWLDRTVGRLDLIVTLIGLVSAIVDNVPLVAASMGMYNLAQHPADSFLWEFMAYCAGTGGSILVIGSAAGVAAMGLEKLHFFWYVKRISGLALLGYFGGIGVYLLQARLFG; translated from the coding sequence ATGACTCCACTGCTCGTAGCAATTTTCCTGGTCGCCTATGCCGCCATCGCCCTTGAGCACCCCATCAGGATCAACAAGTCCTCCTCGGCGCTCCTTGGGGCCGGGCTGCTCTGGTCCGTGTATGCACTCTTGGGTCCCGACAGCCACTTGGTCGTGGATCAACTGAACGAATCGCTGGCCGCGACGGCACAGATCGTCTTTTTTCTGATCGGGGCCATGACCATAGTGGAAGTCGTCGACGCCCATAACGGCTTCGAGGTGATCACCACCCACATCAAGACCAGCAAGCTCTCCTCGCTTATGTGGCTGGTCGGATTCGTTACGTTCTTCCTGAGCTCCGTCCTTGACAACCTCACCACGACCATCGTGATGATTTCGCTGATGAAGAAGCTCCTCGACCGCCATGAAGACCGGCTCTTCTTTGCCGGCCTCATCGTCATCGCTGCCAATGCCGGCGGCGCCTGGACCCCCATCGGCGACGTGACCACCACCATGCTCTGGATCGGCGGGCAGATCACCACGCTGCAGATCATGAAAGGCGTGCTCGCTCCCTCCCTGGTGAACCTCCTGCTGCCGCTGGCCGTGGTCGCCTACCAGCTCAAGGGGCGCGAGGTCGTGGCTCCGGTGCGCCTGGAGAACGGCGACATCCCCCAGACCACCCTCTTCGAGCGGAACCTCATGTTCTTCCTCGGCATCGGCATCCTGGTGAGCGTGCCGGTGTTCAAGACCATCACCCACCTCCCCCCCTTCATGGGGATCCTGCTGGGGCTGGGCGTTCTCTGGCTCGCCGGGGACCTGGTGCACCGCAACAAGGAGGAGATGGACAGGCGGCACTTCACCCTCGCCCACGCTCTGGAGAAGATCGACATGAGTTCCATCGTCTTCTTCATCGGGATACTGCTGGCGGTGGCTACCCTGGAGCACACCCACATCCTTGCTTCCATTGCCGCCTGGTTGGACCGGACCGTTGGGCGCCTGGACCTTATCGTGACCCTTATTGGGCTGGTGAGCGCGATCGTCGACAACGTACCGCTGGTGGCTGCCAGCATGGGGATGTACAACCTGGCACAGCACCCGGCGGACAGCTTTCTCTGGGAGTTCATGGCGTACTGCGCGGGGACGGGCGGCTCGATCCTGGTGATCGGCTCGGCTGCGGGAGTCGCAGCCATGGGGTTGGAGAAGTTACATTTCTTCTGGTACGTGAAGCGGATCAGCGGCCTCGCCCTGCTTGGCTACTTCGGCGGCATCGGCGTGTATCTGCTCCAGGCCAGGCTGTTCGGCTGA
- a CDS encoding PilZ domain-containing protein: MKIFAERNSVRFKGEIPLEIKHGTGITRDFSSCGLYFFTDQQICLGETLELVMLLEHQNLGQMVRLRCEADVVRVEPECDRFGVAVAITRHLVDTARDTPAGRT; the protein is encoded by the coding sequence ATGAAAATCTTCGCTGAGAGAAACTCGGTCCGCTTTAAAGGGGAAATCCCTCTGGAAATAAAGCATGGAACCGGGATCACCCGCGATTTCAGCTCCTGCGGCCTCTACTTTTTCACCGATCAGCAGATCTGTTTGGGGGAAACCCTGGAACTGGTCATGCTGCTGGAGCACCAGAACCTGGGTCAGATGGTGAGGCTGCGCTGCGAGGCGGACGTGGTCCGGGTCGAGCCGGAATGCGACCGGTTCGGAGTGGCCGTAGCCATTACGAGGCACCTGGTAGACACGGCGAGAGACACCCCCGCTGGTCGGACCTAG
- a CDS encoding YcbK family protein yields the protein MKDKMLCRRMFLKSSAFFAATVLGARSALAKFMEGGGAPEGKLSLYNVNCRERLTVTYRNSLGEYCDDALQALNWIFRCHHTNETTAMDLRVLEYLNRLDNSLGGGNEIHIISGYRSPEYNARLRSTSKGVAKDSLHMKGMAIDLAIPTIRLDTIRRTAMALAAGGVGYYPQSGFVHIDSGFFRTW from the coding sequence GTGAAAGATAAAATGTTGTGCCGCCGGATGTTCCTCAAGTCCTCCGCCTTCTTCGCCGCCACCGTTTTGGGCGCCAGATCGGCATTGGCCAAGTTCATGGAAGGGGGCGGGGCGCCCGAGGGGAAGCTCTCTCTTTACAACGTCAACTGCAGGGAAAGGCTCACCGTCACCTACCGCAACAGCCTCGGCGAATACTGCGACGACGCCCTCCAGGCTCTCAACTGGATCTTCCGCTGCCACCACACCAACGAAACCACCGCCATGGACCTCCGCGTGCTCGAGTACCTGAACCGGCTGGACAACAGCCTGGGCGGGGGGAACGAGATCCACATAATCTCCGGCTACCGCTCTCCGGAATACAACGCCCGGTTGCGCAGCACCTCCAAAGGGGTGGCCAAGGACAGCCTGCACATGAAGGGGATGGCCATAGATCTCGCCATACCGACCATCCGTCTCGACACGATCAGGCGCACCGCCATGGCCCTCGCCGCCGGAGGGGTAGGGTACTACCCCCAGTCGGGCTTCGTGCACATCGACTCCGGGTTCTTCAGGACCTGGTAG